The Arachis ipaensis cultivar K30076 chromosome B03, Araip1.1, whole genome shotgun sequence region GTCactggccttctcttttccttttcttgttacccatgcctaaggaagaaagaaagagggagaCTATTAAACATATATAACTCAAAACCGGagggagaaaattccaagtgataatgaatgccaaaggaaagatgatagcccaactacatggtagctacaacatgtaggtaagacatcaataaagatcaaaaaggcaatttataaaattagatgcaagatggtaaaagcatgcaagtaataggcatgaggAGCACAAATCAAGCATTAAGTAGTAAGTATGTCAAATAAAAGAGCatatgtaatgatgacaattgtgaacaATAATCTCAAGTACATGTGGAATCCaaatgttgtgaaaaagaggaatataagtaaaagagtaaaagaaaataggattcaaagtgCCGTAAAatctttttcacaaacacgtggTGTGTAAGGtataataggaatgaaaataatgtaatccaaatgtataagagagccaaattaaaatatcaattgtcaaattactcctcataatatccacaagcttcATTACAGTAAGGTAagacccaaataaaattccaacaccaaccATAAAAATGcatggaagaaggaagaaaaagaaaccataaataatgaagctaaaagaaaaattgagaagaaagaagaataaataaatgcagtaaattaaaagaataaaagagtagagggggagaagaaaaagaaagaaagaagaaaaaaaaagaagtaggAATGAAAAAGGATTGGATTGGGGGAGGGGAGATTTGAAATCTAGCGGTGTGCTGATTGaattgtgcgtcgcatgtgacgcggacgtgtacagcacgcgtatgcgtgggtcgcATAAATTtcaagtgacgcatacgcgtcaggcacgcgaacgCGTTGATCGCCACATATTGAaaatgacacgcacgcgtcagggacgcgtacgcgtgggtaaatTTATGCCTGTGGCACAAGTTCAGCGTGggggcagcacaactctctgttcaacatGCTATTGACGCCGATTTTGAACGAATTGATTTCTTTGAAGGTAAAGAATTTTCAAAAGtaatctcgttgtaagtatagttctaaaccaacaaggaatccttttgtacaaaagttttggttgtcactaaagcaaacccaataaaaaaataataaaccgaagtatttaaacttcgggtcgtctctcaaggaattgcagggaagtatgatttattattggttatggaagagtatctttttaggtttttttacaatagggaacaggaaaataaattggcaagaaagtaaattaataatcatgaaaacccttgcaaggtatgagaactggaaatcccatcctagttatccttatcaattgtgatcagaattgtttattgctcccacttagttaacccttactaaataaaagaaagtcaagtggattaatcaatgggattcctcaagtcctagtcaactcctatggaaagactagctttagaaggatccaaatcaaccagcaaattccaattatcataactcaagtgtcacgaattactcaaccaaagaaaaaggagagaaatctaaattaaattaaaagcatcaatattatgaattgaagaaagcaatcttaaatctgaaatacctcaatttgtattaaatagaaaatcaaattaaacatgagaattcataaaccaaatagcaacataaagtaatcaataggggaaatagataaactaaagtattggaataaataaaagtagaagagaaactaaattaaaggaacattgaacctgaaattgggaagaaaaaatcctaaatcctaaaacctaagagagagaagagagcctcactctctagaaactacatctaaaacctaaaattgtgaataatgaatgaatgatcttgattcctccattctccagcctctattctgtgttttcggacttggatttgggccgaaaaagagtccagaaatcgctgggggcaaattctgtaactttctgcacgtggcgtctatcacgcgtacgcgtaggtcgcgcgtgcgcgtcatttgaaaatttttcttgtcacacgtacgcgcagtcaagcgtacgcgtcgcttgtgttctgcgctaggcacgcgtccgcgtcatccatgcgcgcGTCGCTGCTATTtccttcaaaacttcattttcgcgcgttccttccacttttgcatgtttcctttctatcctctaagccattcctgccctataaagcctaaaaatacttaacacacagatcacgacatcgaatggtactaaaggataattaaaattaacagttttaaggcctaggaaacatgttttcacatatatcacagaataaagaaggaattgtaaaaccatacaaattatatgaataagtgagtgaagaattgataaaaaccactcaaattagcacaagataaatcataaaataatggtttatcatctACCATTGCTTCAAGCTCACGGTGTAGCACCCCATTTCTCGACAGGAGTTCCACCATTGCTTCAAGTTCAGGGTGCAGTACCACCGTTCTTTCTGTCCGAGACAGGAGTTGGAAACTAATATCTTTCATTCAGTAGAAATGGTAAGCAATCTTTTATGCCTCCTTGTACATTCTGCAATATCTTCCCCCGCGAACAAGAACCTTCGTGTGATATTTAGAAACCAGAGTTTCATTCAGGTCAAAATGAGCTTCATGATGTCAATAAGTTCTAATCTTATGGATTTGGCTAACAATATTCATCGGTTAATTTGGACTATTTAGTCTAGGCCGCCTGTGGTTCAGGCTGCGAGAACCAGGAATTTGCTTGCTATTGGTCCTACTGGATTTACATTTTACGGGAACCCAACGATGACTCTCAACTTCTTTTCCAGTAACGCTAATCAAATTTCAATCAAACATGTATAAAACAATGCAAGGTGCACTCTAGGGCTCTATAACTACCGTAAAATGTGATATTAATTGTTTGCACCGCATAATAATGTAGTAAAACAACAATCATACACACAAAACTGCCCGAGTTTAATTTAATTAGGATATTTACTACCAACACACAACATTTAGATTGCTGCAATCAATTccaattttcctttaattttcttttttcttctcccaTTAAATTCAATAATAATAAGGCAAGGCGATATTAGAACATTCATTGATTTGCATCACACAATGAGCCCGAATGAGTCATCGAACCCTGCATCACAACCTTTATGGCTGCTCTCGTGTACTAGATCCTTTACTACCACAAATAGTTTTATACAATTGTCTTCTCAAAATTTAAGATATTTCATAGTGGTCTAAACacgtaattttttttcaattttgccTTGGAAAAATCACTAACTAGTAATTATACACAACCTAGTTCTCAAAATTAAGATTTTACTATTTGCTcttgtaatttaattatttaacaaCATGAAGTCTTCTAATAAGTCCAAAAAACGGAAAAAAGCCTCTCAGAATTCATGTTATAGTATACTAACCAATGCTATCAATCGATGTAGTCAAATAAATCAGTGAAGCTCTTCCAAACATTAGCACTATTATTctagaaaatcaaataagaataTTTACATGCACAATATTATTCTAGAAAATCAATTTGTGACGCTATTGTAGACATTGATCATCACATGTTTTATCCTTGGTGTCATATATGAAGGATAAGGTTGTTGAACTACATAATATTATCATGGTCCTTAACAAAAACCAAATGTAGTTGGAGGACAAGGTTGAATATTGACCTCGTCAAttcttttccttgtatatatTATATACTCAATTGAAAACATACTTTCTTGTGCTTGTATAGGGTAACAAAAGTCCAATCCGGTGCATGAAAATACCAACTGAAATATGGATGCATAGATTTTGTTACAACGAATTAATGCTGTAAGTCTGTAAGCTTAGATAGATTTAGTAGAGAACTAGGAAATACAAGCTGTTAGTAATTTCCTTGCCAGCTAGAATGACAGAAATCACTTAAACCTAAAATTCTTAGTCTACCCTTGAATAGCTTGCTGCTCAAGCTACTTCTATTGTGTATAAAAAGAGCTTGCATTTCTGCATAACAATACAACATTATTCAGCATGTGAATAATTCTCTGTACAGTTCTCATAATAATAATTTCTTCATGACAAATATTTTGGGTAGTAAATTACTATTAAGCATCATTTTGGTGCTTCAGTAGGCATGAACGGTTGTTATATGCAGCTCAACTAGGTTTACACCATGAGTTCTGATTTTTAGCAGCCACATCTTTCAAATTATATAAGGGTAAATACTTCAGAATTGGGTGTCGACACGGGAGAGGCAATTCTTCAAATATCTATTGCGTAAGGGGTAACAAGCCGAACTGCATAGAGGGAATTAACTAGCTGGTCATAATCCAAACCAAATCTGGATGGATTTGTTCATCACTACTTGCTGCCAATTCTagagcaagaagaagaacaaggctATCAAAGACCACTCCAAAGTCTAGTCTCAGAAAATATGAAATTGGTGAAGGAGATCAACAAAGCTTTAACAAGAAGAGAGAGTCAATCCATCCTGATGGCTCTATGCTGGGGAACCCAAGAAGAGCATGTTGTTAGGGTTGTCAAGTcttagaccatctccagtagaGAATTCATCCAGTTCCTATTTATAgtccacctgtcataaaaagtaactccacatcagtttTTGCATCATAAATAGTAAATAgaaactcaaagcatctctctcttctccattaggaggaactgattacactaatttgtaaaattacttaatatAAAGAAAAACATAGTTAAGCTCTATAGTTGACGACAAGCATTGTGAAATTGCTATATGTGTTCAATCAAGTCATCTTTCAACTGTCTATGCTGCTGCCAATTTTGAAGTTGGGCATTTCTTAGGAGAAATTAATGGTATGgtgcaaaatcttcctctcccagCTAAGGTTGTGATAAGCCATTTTCGACATTGTCATACTCTAAGTCTTGAGCAAAATTTCCTGCATAAGTGTCTTTTTCATCCTCAACAATCATATTATGAAATATAATACAAGCTCTCACTATGTTTGCAAACTTCTTCTTTTCCCAAAAGTGCGCTGGACCACGTATAATTGCATAGCATTCTTGCAACACTCTGAATGCTCGCTTCACATTTTTTCTTTGTCCTTCTTGGTATTGTACAAATAACTTATGTTTCTCTCCTTCTGGCTTTGAGATTGATTTGACAAATGTGGCCCATTCATGATAAGTACCATCTACTAAATAGTATTCTATAGTATAATTATTActattaataatataatttacCTCCAGAGCATGGTTATTTAGAATATCATCGAACACTAGTGAACGGTCTAACACATTGATGTCGTTATTTGAACCAGAAACTCCAAAAAACGCATGCCATATCCAAAAGTCTGAAGATGCTACAACCTCAAGTACTATGGTTGCAACCCCAAAATAACCACTCATGTACATACTTTTTCCCGCTTTAGACAATTTTTCCATTGTCAATGCATGTAGTAGTCAATGCTACCCAACATGCTAGGAAAGCCACGACCCTCCGCCATTTGTAGCAGGTGTCGTACATCATTTAAATTTGGTTTTTTCAAGTATTCATCCTTGAACACCAAAATGACAGCTTCAACAAATTTTTTCGAGCATTCAATTGTAGTTCTCTCACCTATGCGCACATAATCATCAACAGCATTAGCTGCTACGCCAAATGCTAACATTTCTATCGCAGCGGTGCATTTTCAGAATGGTGACAAGTCTCTTCTTCCAGTTGCATCAACCCTCTATTGGAAATACGAATAGACATTTGAGAGAGCATCGACTATCCAAAGGAATACATGTCTTCTCATTCGAAATCTCCGTCAAAAAATGTCAACATTATACATCGGCTCATCTACAAAGTAATCTTGGAAAAGGCGATCATGTCCTGCTTCTTGATCTCTGTTGATTGATCTACGAGGAGTTAGGATAGAGCTTCTATTGGTATCTTCTTCTTCTGATCCATCGAATAAACACTCATCGATCCAATTATCCATGAGTGTGTTATCTTGTCATCTTTTTTtaccatacaaagcctcattaaACAAATCATCAAAATTTCTAGCCATATCTTGAAAAGTATTTTTTAGTATTCTTTTGAGGTGAGAAACGAGAGTTGAAATGGAGTTGCTGAATCATTGATAGTTGATATTTATAAGAATGTCTGCAACAAGTGGCTACTTCTCAACGGCTAGTTTTGCAATGGCTACTTAACGGCTAGTTTTTTCTTGTCTAAGTTTAAAACATATAGTTTTGTAACGGCTACTTAATGACTAGTTTTGTCTTGTCTAAGTTTAAAACGGCTAGTTTTACAACGGTCACTTTCATAAACAATAACAACACAATAATATTGACTAATTTGAAAAGTtacatcataaataaataaaacagacTATATCACATAAGGTAatatgcaataaaaataaaacatactaCTTAACTCTACGAATACAAGGAACCATTAAGTAAACCACTTATTGATTATTTTCTCACATGCAATCTCATGAAGAGCTCGTCGTTTTTCACTCATTGTAAATGTGTTAGCATTAA contains the following coding sequences:
- the LOC110269502 gene encoding uncharacterized protein LOC110269502, whose product is MEKLSKAGKSMYMSGYFGVATIVLEVVASSDFWIWHAFFGVSGSNNDINVLDRSLVFDDILNNHALEVNYIINSNNYTIEYYLVDGTYHEWATFVKSISKPEGEKHKLFVQYQEGQRKNVKRAFRVLQECYAIIRGPAHFWEKKKFANIVRACIIFHNMIVEDEKDTYAGNFAQDLEYDNVENGLSQP